The DNA window ATTCCTCGCCAGGCGGACCTGACCCCGTCGGAGTTTCTCGAACTTCTGCGCTGAGCCGGCGCAGCTCGACCAGGCCAAACCCCGTTCGGCGACTACCCTTGCCGGCCATGATGACGTACCCCTGGCTCGACGCGCCGGCCGCGAACGTCGCGGCGACCGCGCGGGCCCTGCTCGGCTGGACCGTCTCGGCTCACGGCGTGCGGATCCGGCTGACCGAGGTCGAGGCGTACGCGGGCACCGGGGAGGATCCGGCCTCGCACGCCCACCGGGGGCCGACCCCGCGCAACCGGGTGATGTTCGGGCCGGCCGGGCACGTCTACGTGTACTTCGTGTTCGGCATGCACTGGTGCGCGAACATCGTCTGCGGTCGGGACGGCGAGGCGGCGGCCGTACTGCTGCGCGCCGGCGAGGTGGTCGACGGGGTGGAGACCGCCCGGGAGCGTCGCCCCCACGCCTCGGACCGGGACCTGGCCCGGGGGCCGGCCCGGCTGGTCACCGCGCTCGGGCTCGGTCGCGACGCCAACGGCACCTCGGCGGTCGACGGCACCGGGCCGCTGCTGCTGACCCCGCCGGCGGACCCGGTCGACCCGGCGCGGCTCGCCGCCGGCCCCCGGGTCGGCGTCGCCGCGGCGCACGACCTGCCGTGGCGCTTCTGGCTGGCCGACGAGCCGAGCGTGAGCGTCTACCGCCGGCACAGCCCGCGTCGCCGGCCCGCGACGCGTTGATCGCGCGCAACCCGAGGACCTCGCGGCGCGTCTCAACCGGGAGAGCCCAAGCTTCAGCGTACGAATGGCTTTCAACGGGGTGTTGACAACATGCCATTCTTGGGTGTGGGATGGACGGCATGGTCACCGTGGACAACGACCCGTTCACCGCTCCGGATGCTGCCCAGGCCCGGGCCCACCGCAACTACGCGGCGCTGCTGCGGATCGCCGAGCGGCACGCCGGCACCAACTCCCGTCGCCGGCGCTACGCGCACCCCGACGTGCCCGACGCCTACGAGGCGGCCACGCTGGTGATGGCGCTCGCCGGCGGTGCCGGGCTGGACGCGGGCGAGGAGCCGGTCGACCAGGCCGACCTGATGGCCGCGCTGACCCTGATCCCGCACGTGCGGGCCGAGGTGGACGTGCTGGAGGCCGGGCTGCTCCAGGTGGCCCGCGGCCGGGGCATGACCTGGCAGGCGATCGCCTTCGGGCTGGGCCTGGGCAGCGCCCAGGCCGCCCGGCAGCGCTTCGAGCGCCTCACCGTGCGCACCGGCACCGGCGACTGAGCGGTCGCAACCGTGTCCGCCAGCACCGGCGGCTGTCACAGCCGCGGGCGAGACTGTGCCCGACGACGACGGCACGGGAGGACGCGATGACGCGCGACGAGATGCTGGCCTACTGCCTCGCCAAGCCGGGCGCCTGGCTGGACCGGCCGTGGGAGGGCGACGAGGTGGTGAAGGTGGGCAGCCGGATCTTCGCGTTCCTCGGCTCCCCCGACGGCGAGGCCCGGCTCGGCGTCAAGTGCGGGCCGTCGCGCGAGGTGGCCGACGAGTGGCTGCACCGGTTCCCCGACGACGCCCGACCGTCGCCCTACATCGGCCGGTCGGGCTGGAACACGCTGCGCCTGACCGGCGGCATCCCCGACGAGGAGTTGGTCGACGCCGCCGACGGGTCGTACGACGCGGTGGTGGCCAAGCTGCCGAAGCGCGAGCGACCGGCGACCTGAACCCCGCGCGGCGGCCGGGCCACCGCGCGGGGTCGGCGGGTCAGCGGGGCACGACCTGCTCGGCGGCCCAGTCCCGCCAGCCGGCCAGCCGGTCCGCGGCGGCGGCGAGCTGGTCGGCGACCGGCCCGGGGCCGGTGGAGCCGGGAGTGGTGCGGGCGGCGAGCGCCGAGCGCACCGAGAGCACGTCGCGCACCGACGGGTCCAGGTGCTCGCTCACCGCGGCCAGGTCGGCGTCGGACACCTCGTCCAGCGCGCAGTCGCGGGCCGCGCAGAGCGCCACCAGTCGGCCGGTGATCTCGTGCGCGTCGCGGAACGGCACGTGCCGCCGGACCAGCCAGTCGGCGACCTCGGTGGCCAGCGAGAAGCCCGACGGCGCGGTGGCCGCGAGCCGGTCCACCCGGACCGTCATCGTGGAGATCATCCCGGCCAGCGCGGGCAGCAGCAGCTCCAGCGTGTCGACCGCGTCGAACGCCGGCTCCTTGTCCTCCTGCATGTCCCGGTCGTAGGTCATCGGCAGGCCCTTGAGCATGGTGAGCACGCTCATCAGGCCGCCGACCAGCCGGCCGGACTTGCCCCGGGCCAGCTCGGCGATGTCCGCGTTCTTCTTCTGCGGCATGATCGACGAGCCGGTGGCGAACGAGTCGTCCAGCTCGACCCAGCCGAACTCCTGCGACGTCCAGAGCACCACCTCCTCGCCGAGGCGGGACAGGTGCACGCCGGTCAGAGCGGTGACGAAGAGGAACTCGGCCACGAAGTCCCGGTCGGCCACCGCGTCCATCGAGTTGGCGAACGAGGTGCGGAAACCCAACTCCTTGGCGACCGCCACCGGGTCCAGCGGCAGCCCCGAGCCGGCCAGCGCGCCGGCGCCGAGCGGGCTGATCGCGGTCCGCTCGTCCCAGTCGCGCAGCCGCTCCAGGTCACGCAGCAGCGGCTGCACGTGCGCCAGCAGCCAGTGCCCGAACGTCACCGGCTGCGCGTGCTGCAGGTGCGTCATACCGGGCGCGGCGGTGTCCACGTGCCGTTCCGCCTGCTCGACCAGCGCCTCGGCCAGCTCGACCAGCCGGGCGGCCACGCCCCGGGCGTGGTCGCGCAGATAGAGCCGCAGGTCGGTGGCGACCTGGTCGTTGCGGGACCGGCCGGCGCGCAGCTTGCCGCCGAGGCTGCCCAGCCGCTCCAGCAGGCCGCGCTCCAGGGCGGTGTGCACGTCCTCGTCGTCGACGGTCGGACGGAACGCCCCGGAGGCGCAGGCGGCCTCCAGGTCGTCCAGCGCGGCCAGCATCCGCCCCAGCTCGTCCGGGTCGAGCAGGCCGGCGCCGGCGAGGACCCGGGCGTGCGCGCGGGACCCGGCGATGTCGTACGGGGCGAGGCGCCAGTCGAACTGGACGCTCACCGACAGCCGCGCGAGCGCCTCGGCGGGACCGCCGGCGAACCGGCCTCCCCAGAGACTCGTCCGGTTGGTGGCGGCGCTGTTCTCGGTCAGGCTCTTGTCGTCCACCCCACCCATTGTGCTGGTCACGACCGCACCCCTCCCCACCGGGCGTCCCGCGCCGCGGCCATCGTGCTGGGCAGCCCCCAGAGCTGCACGAAACCCTTCGCCAGCGTCTGGTCGAACGTGTCACCGGTGTCGTAGGTGGCCAGCCCGAAGTCGTAGAGGCTCGCCTCCGAGCGCCGGCCCGTCACCACCGCCCGACCGCCGTGCAGGGTCAGCCGCACCTCGCCGCTGACATGCCGCTGGGCATCGTCGATGAACGCGTCCAGCGAGCGCTTCAGCGGGCTGAAC is part of the Micromonospora sp. WMMD980 genome and encodes:
- a CDS encoding DNA-3-methyladenine glycosylase, producing MTYPWLDAPAANVAATARALLGWTVSAHGVRIRLTEVEAYAGTGEDPASHAHRGPTPRNRVMFGPAGHVYVYFVFGMHWCANIVCGRDGEAAAVLLRAGEVVDGVETARERRPHASDRDLARGPARLVTALGLGRDANGTSAVDGTGPLLLTPPADPVDPARLAAGPRVGVAAAHDLPWRFWLADEPSVSVYRRHSPRRRPATR
- a CDS encoding DNA-binding protein → MVTVDNDPFTAPDAAQARAHRNYAALLRIAERHAGTNSRRRRYAHPDVPDAYEAATLVMALAGGAGLDAGEEPVDQADLMAALTLIPHVRAEVDVLEAGLLQVARGRGMTWQAIAFGLGLGSAQAARQRFERLTVRTGTGD
- a CDS encoding MmcQ/YjbR family DNA-binding protein; translated protein: MTRDEMLAYCLAKPGAWLDRPWEGDEVVKVGSRIFAFLGSPDGEARLGVKCGPSREVADEWLHRFPDDARPSPYIGRSGWNTLRLTGGIPDEELVDAADGSYDAVVAKLPKRERPAT
- the argH gene encoding argininosuccinate lyase, which codes for MGGVDDKSLTENSAATNRTSLWGGRFAGGPAEALARLSVSVQFDWRLAPYDIAGSRAHARVLAGAGLLDPDELGRMLAALDDLEAACASGAFRPTVDDEDVHTALERGLLERLGSLGGKLRAGRSRNDQVATDLRLYLRDHARGVAARLVELAEALVEQAERHVDTAAPGMTHLQHAQPVTFGHWLLAHVQPLLRDLERLRDWDERTAISPLGAGALAGSGLPLDPVAVAKELGFRTSFANSMDAVADRDFVAEFLFVTALTGVHLSRLGEEVVLWTSQEFGWVELDDSFATGSSIMPQKKNADIAELARGKSGRLVGGLMSVLTMLKGLPMTYDRDMQEDKEPAFDAVDTLELLLPALAGMISTMTVRVDRLAATAPSGFSLATEVADWLVRRHVPFRDAHEITGRLVALCAARDCALDEVSDADLAAVSEHLDPSVRDVLSVRSALAARTTPGSTGPGPVADQLAAAADRLAGWRDWAAEQVVPR